One genomic window of Micromonospora sp. WMMD1128 includes the following:
- a CDS encoding FkbM family methyltransferase — MSGLRRSLEFYHGDPAREAALDAFYASLVGAGDLVFDVGAHVGDRLDSFRRLGARVVAVEPQPLCARALRALHAGDGAVTVVEAACGRAAGPVRLHVNSANPTVSTASRSFVRAADRAAGWEGETWDGEIEVAGTTLDALVAAHGVPAFVKVDVEGFEDAVLAGLSRPVPALSFEFTTIARDLAERCLDRLTALGFTGFAVALGDEMAFAPPGWRSAAEVAAYLRALPHEANSGDVYARI; from the coding sequence ATGTCGGGCCTGCGCCGGTCGCTGGAGTTCTACCACGGTGATCCGGCGCGGGAGGCGGCGCTCGACGCGTTCTACGCTTCCCTGGTCGGCGCCGGTGACCTGGTCTTCGACGTCGGCGCGCACGTCGGCGACCGGCTGGACAGCTTCCGCCGCCTCGGCGCCCGGGTGGTCGCCGTGGAGCCGCAGCCGCTCTGCGCCCGGGCGCTGCGGGCCCTGCACGCCGGCGACGGCGCGGTGACGGTGGTGGAGGCGGCCTGCGGGCGGGCCGCCGGACCGGTGCGGCTGCACGTGAACTCCGCCAACCCGACCGTCTCCACCGCCTCCCGGAGTTTCGTCCGCGCCGCCGATCGGGCCGCCGGCTGGGAGGGCGAGACGTGGGACGGCGAGATCGAGGTGGCCGGCACCACGCTTGACGCGCTCGTCGCCGCTCACGGCGTCCCGGCGTTCGTGAAGGTGGACGTGGAGGGCTTCGAGGACGCCGTGCTGGCCGGGTTGAGCCGTCCGGTGCCGGCGTTGTCGTTCGAGTTCACCACCATCGCCCGCGACCTGGCCGAACGCTGCCTGGATCGGCTCACCGCGCTCGGCTTCACCGGGTTCGCCGTGGCGCTCGGCGACGAGATGGCGTTCGCCCCGCCGGGCTGGCGGTCGGCCGCCGAGGTGGCGGCGTACCTGCGCGCGCTGCCGCACGAGGCCAACTCGGGCGACGTGTACGCGCGGATCTGA
- a CDS encoding LacI family DNA-binding transcriptional regulator has product MPITIADVATRAGVSKTTVSRVLNGKGEVHIRTADRVRAVISDLGYVPSARAVGLARGRTRVVGMLVPALTWPWMGEVLQGAVDAVEAAGYGMLLFTCTHGDESMRRFASQVSAKSFDGLLVVEPEGTLDYITGLHRRGLPVILIDDRGHQPGFPSVRTTNEAGARAAAVHLLALGRRRPLVVTGLRRFGCTRERLAGFAHAYAEAGVPVEAIRVVEGDFTFECGRAAVRRLLADDAPFDAVFAHNDLSAAGALQALRDAGRRVPEDVAVVGFDDLPLAGHTHPPLSSVHQPMREMGAAAARLLIAHLTGTPLPDAPTVIPTRFAARASTGVT; this is encoded by the coding sequence GTGCCGATCACCATCGCCGACGTCGCCACCCGCGCCGGGGTGAGCAAGACGACCGTGTCCCGGGTGCTCAACGGCAAGGGCGAGGTGCACATCCGCACCGCCGACCGGGTCCGCGCCGTCATCAGCGACCTCGGGTACGTGCCCAGCGCCCGCGCGGTCGGCCTGGCCCGCGGGCGTACCCGGGTGGTGGGCATGCTGGTGCCGGCGCTGACCTGGCCCTGGATGGGCGAGGTGCTCCAGGGCGCGGTGGACGCGGTCGAGGCCGCCGGCTACGGCATGCTGCTGTTCACCTGCACCCACGGCGACGAGTCGATGCGGCGGTTCGCCTCCCAGGTCTCGGCCAAGTCCTTCGACGGCCTGCTCGTGGTCGAACCGGAGGGCACGCTCGACTACATCACCGGGCTGCACCGGCGCGGCCTGCCGGTCATCCTCATCGACGACCGCGGCCACCAGCCCGGCTTCCCCTCGGTGCGCACCACGAACGAAGCCGGGGCCCGGGCCGCCGCCGTGCACCTGCTGGCGCTCGGACGCCGCCGGCCGCTCGTCGTCACCGGCCTGCGCCGCTTCGGCTGCACCCGGGAACGGCTCGCCGGCTTCGCCCACGCCTACGCCGAAGCCGGCGTACCCGTGGAGGCGATCCGGGTGGTGGAGGGCGACTTCACCTTCGAGTGCGGGCGCGCGGCGGTGCGGCGGCTGCTCGCCGACGACGCGCCGTTCGACGCCGTCTTCGCGCACAACGACCTCTCCGCCGCCGGCGCGCTCCAGGCGCTGCGCGACGCCGGCCGGCGCGTCCCGGAGGACGTGGCGGTGGTCGGCTTCGACGACCTGCCGCTGGCCGGGCACACCCACCCGCCGCTCAGCTCGGTGCACCAGCCCATGCGGGAGATGGGCGCCGCCGCCGCCCGGCTCCTCATCGCCCACCTCACCGGCACGCCGCTACCCGACGCCCCGACCGTCATCCCGACCCGCTTCGCCGCCCGCGCCTCCACCGGCGTCACCTGA
- a CDS encoding ABC transporter substrate-binding protein — MRRRQLLAVALAGAMVTTTVAACGDSPNAEKKNGQAATVLNVGMPNGPQAENNNPFLTTSAAASLGYRWQIYEPLMMWNPVKPAEPFKPWLATKAEWSADYKSVKVTVRDDATWSDGQKVTAEDVAFTYNLVKKFPALNDQGVPYTDATASGNDVTITMSSPQFVNQQKVLWRVPIVPKHLWEKIADPTTDPVKQPVGSGPYTLKSFTPATTTLTVRDSGYWQDAPKVKELRFTSYTDNSAQTTALANGESEWSFVFIPNYQTVFVAKDEKNHKVWAPAVLGIHGLYLNTTKKPFDDPTLRKAMNMVVDRADIFTTAEAAYFHPEVKSVTGLPSPAGDSFIAPEYQGQEHKVDVEGAKTLLTGAGYKLDGTTLKDKTGKPVTIKLTDPAGWSDYQTSLEIVKDNLSKIGIAATIDKANQDAWFRNVEQGNFDATFRWTESGATPYDIYRTIMDGRVLKPIGTASPAGNFGRFDNKTATDALVSYANATDDATRTTALATLQKIFVEETPMIPVGADNIGGAYSAKNWTGWPDDSNPYGALQPTQPNALDVVLHLTPTAG, encoded by the coding sequence ATGAGAAGAAGGCAACTCCTCGCCGTCGCGCTCGCCGGCGCGATGGTCACCACCACGGTCGCCGCCTGCGGCGACAGCCCCAACGCGGAGAAGAAGAACGGCCAGGCCGCGACCGTGCTGAACGTCGGCATGCCCAACGGTCCGCAGGCCGAGAACAACAACCCGTTCCTCACCACCTCGGCCGCGGCGTCGCTCGGCTACCGCTGGCAGATCTACGAGCCGCTGATGATGTGGAACCCGGTCAAGCCGGCCGAGCCGTTCAAGCCGTGGCTGGCCACCAAGGCCGAGTGGTCGGCGGACTACAAGTCGGTCAAGGTGACCGTCCGGGACGACGCCACCTGGTCCGACGGGCAGAAGGTCACCGCCGAGGACGTGGCGTTCACCTACAACCTGGTGAAGAAGTTCCCGGCGCTCAACGACCAGGGGGTGCCGTACACCGACGCGACCGCGAGCGGCAACGACGTCACGATCACCATGTCCAGCCCGCAGTTCGTCAACCAGCAGAAGGTGCTGTGGCGGGTGCCGATCGTGCCCAAGCACCTCTGGGAGAAGATCGCCGACCCGACCACCGACCCGGTGAAGCAGCCGGTCGGCAGTGGCCCCTACACGCTCAAGTCGTTCACGCCGGCCACCACCACGCTCACCGTGCGCGACAGCGGCTACTGGCAGGACGCGCCGAAGGTGAAGGAACTGCGCTTCACCTCGTACACCGACAACAGCGCGCAGACCACGGCGCTCGCGAACGGCGAGTCGGAGTGGAGCTTCGTCTTCATCCCCAACTACCAGACCGTGTTCGTGGCCAAGGACGAGAAGAACCACAAGGTGTGGGCGCCGGCGGTGCTTGGTATCCACGGCCTCTACCTGAACACCACGAAGAAGCCGTTCGACGACCCGACGCTGCGCAAGGCGATGAACATGGTCGTCGACCGGGCGGACATCTTCACCACCGCCGAGGCCGCCTACTTCCACCCCGAGGTCAAGAGCGTCACCGGCCTGCCCAGCCCGGCCGGTGACTCGTTCATCGCGCCGGAGTACCAGGGGCAGGAGCACAAGGTCGACGTTGAGGGCGCCAAGACGCTGCTCACCGGCGCCGGCTACAAGCTCGACGGCACCACGCTCAAGGACAAGACCGGCAAGCCGGTCACGATCAAGCTGACCGACCCGGCCGGCTGGTCCGACTACCAGACCAGCCTGGAGATCGTGAAGGACAACCTGTCGAAGATCGGCATCGCGGCGACCATCGACAAGGCCAACCAGGACGCCTGGTTCCGCAACGTGGAGCAGGGCAACTTCGACGCCACGTTCCGGTGGACCGAGAGCGGCGCGACGCCGTACGACATCTACCGGACGATCATGGACGGTCGGGTGCTCAAGCCGATCGGCACCGCCTCCCCCGCCGGCAACTTCGGCCGCTTCGACAACAAGACGGCGACCGACGCGCTCGTCTCGTACGCCAACGCGACCGACGACGCCACCCGCACCACGGCGCTCGCCACGCTGCAGAAGATCTTCGTCGAGGAGACGCCGATGATCCCGGTCGGCGCGGACAACATCGGCGGCGCGTACAGCGCGAAGAACTGGACCGGCTGGCCGGACGACTCGAACCCGTACGGCGCGCTCCAGCCCACCCAGCCCAACGCGCTGGACGTGGTGCTGCACCTCACGCCGACCGCCGGCTGA
- a CDS encoding ABC transporter ATP-binding protein: MTTTESAPAPADEVVLEAVGLTKHFPVRRRLRDLLSRTPAAVHAVDDVSIALRRGRVTALVGESGSGKSTVARLLAQLYPRTAGDIRLHGVSTRVRGGRRFRAYVRQVQLILQDPFASLNPVHTVRYHLTRSLRIHGNAGSGPDELEKALADLLTRVSLTPPERYLDAFPHELSGGQRQRVAIARALGADPEVLLADEPVSMLDVSIRLGVLNLLQDLKDRLDLAILYITHDIASARYFADETIVMYAGRMVEGGDSETVTQRPAHPYTRLLIDSAPDPERITGAVTDADAAGERGHGEPPSLIRPPGGCRFHPRCPHAMPRCSAELPPPIPINDRPGHWAACWLFDPATAAAGKADPTATAGRANATGREASR; encoded by the coding sequence ATGACGACGACCGAGAGCGCCCCGGCGCCGGCCGACGAGGTGGTGCTGGAGGCCGTCGGCCTGACCAAGCACTTCCCGGTCCGCCGGCGGCTGCGCGACCTCCTCTCCCGGACCCCGGCGGCGGTGCACGCCGTCGACGACGTCTCGATCGCGCTGCGCCGCGGCCGGGTGACCGCGCTGGTCGGGGAGTCCGGCTCCGGCAAGTCCACGGTGGCCCGGCTGCTGGCCCAGCTCTACCCGCGCACCGCTGGCGACATCCGGCTGCACGGCGTCTCGACCCGGGTCCGCGGCGGACGCCGGTTCCGGGCGTACGTGCGCCAAGTGCAGTTGATCCTCCAGGACCCGTTCGCCTCGCTGAACCCGGTGCACACCGTGCGCTACCACCTCACCCGGTCGCTGCGCATCCACGGCAACGCCGGGTCCGGCCCGGACGAGTTGGAGAAGGCCCTGGCCGACCTGCTCACCCGGGTCAGCCTCACCCCGCCGGAGCGCTACCTCGACGCGTTCCCGCACGAACTCTCCGGCGGCCAGCGCCAGCGCGTCGCGATCGCCCGGGCGCTCGGCGCCGACCCCGAGGTGCTGCTCGCCGACGAGCCGGTCTCCATGCTCGACGTCTCGATCCGCCTCGGCGTGCTCAACCTGCTCCAGGACCTGAAGGACCGGCTCGACCTGGCCATCCTCTACATCACCCACGACATCGCCTCGGCCCGCTACTTCGCCGACGAGACGATCGTGATGTACGCCGGGCGGATGGTCGAGGGCGGCGACAGCGAGACGGTCACCCAGCGGCCGGCCCACCCGTACACCAGGTTGTTGATCGACTCGGCGCCGGACCCGGAGCGGATCACCGGCGCGGTCACCGACGCCGACGCGGCGGGCGAGCGCGGTCACGGGGAACCGCCGAGCCTGATCCGCCCGCCCGGCGGCTGCCGGTTCCACCCGCGCTGCCCGCACGCGATGCCCCGGTGCAGCGCGGAACTGCCGCCGCCGATCCCGATCAACGACCGGCCCGGGCACTGGGCGGCCTGCTGGCTGTTCGACCCGGCCACCGCCGCGGCCGGGAAGGCCGACCCCACCGCCACGGCCGGGAGGGCCAACGCCACCGGACGGGAGGCGAGCCGATGA
- a CDS encoding ABC transporter permease: MRFLLQRTAFYLFTAWAAITLNFFIPRIVPGDPVQALISRNQGRISADSIASLRVLFGLDSDRNLWQQYVAYWGQLLHGDLGLSFTFFPAPVSEVIGSSLPWTVGLVGVTTIISFLLGTALGVGAGWRRGSWVDGLLPATTFLSSIPYFWLGLVAIALFAGPGSFFPSSGGYEPGLVPAFDAYFIPSAIQHSLLPAATILVSSMSGWILSMRNMMVTVASEDYITVAHAKGLSERRVALSYAARNALLPNVSGFALSLGLIVGGTLLVEIVFSYPGLGFQLFQAVGYKDYPLMQGIFLIITISVLVANLLADVAYLLLDPRTRKS, translated from the coding sequence ATGAGGTTCCTGCTGCAACGGACGGCCTTCTACCTGTTCACCGCCTGGGCGGCGATCACCCTCAACTTCTTCATCCCGCGGATCGTGCCGGGCGACCCGGTGCAGGCGCTGATCTCCCGCAACCAGGGCCGGATCAGCGCCGACTCGATCGCGTCGCTGCGGGTGCTGTTCGGGCTGGACTCCGACCGCAACCTGTGGCAGCAGTACGTCGCCTACTGGGGCCAACTCCTGCACGGCGACCTCGGTTTGTCGTTCACGTTCTTCCCGGCGCCGGTGTCCGAGGTGATCGGGAGCAGCCTGCCGTGGACCGTCGGCCTGGTCGGTGTCACCACGATCATCAGTTTCCTGCTCGGCACCGCGCTCGGCGTGGGCGCCGGCTGGCGGCGCGGCTCGTGGGTCGACGGGCTGCTGCCGGCCACCACGTTCCTCTCCTCGATCCCCTACTTCTGGCTGGGGCTGGTGGCGATCGCGTTGTTCGCCGGGCCGGGCAGCTTCTTCCCCTCCTCCGGCGGCTACGAGCCGGGACTGGTGCCGGCGTTCGACGCCTACTTCATCCCGAGCGCGATCCAGCACAGTCTGCTGCCGGCGGCGACCATCCTGGTCTCCTCGATGAGCGGCTGGATCCTCAGCATGCGCAACATGATGGTCACCGTCGCCAGCGAGGACTACATCACCGTCGCGCACGCCAAGGGGCTCTCCGAACGGCGGGTGGCGCTGAGCTACGCCGCCCGCAACGCGCTGCTGCCGAACGTCTCCGGCTTCGCGCTGTCGCTGGGCCTCATCGTCGGCGGCACGCTGCTCGTGGAGATCGTCTTCTCCTATCCGGGTCTGGGATTCCAGCTCTTCCAGGCCGTCGGCTACAAGGACTACCCGCTCATGCAGGGCATCTTCCTGATCATCACGATCTCGGTCCTGGTGGCGAACCTGCTCGCCGACGTCGCCTACCTGCTCCTCGACCCGCGGACCCGAAAGAGCTGA
- a CDS encoding ABC transporter permease — protein sequence MTLSPSSIDQVTPGQGAVAQPSARPRRRRFRFVANPKAATGLAILGVYALLAVIGPWIAPYDPDARGADVLQAPSARHWFGTTHLGQDIFSQILVGARSVMVVGLIAGVLATVLSILIGVTAGYLGGAADESLSALSNVFLVIPALPLIIIVASLVDQAGELLVALIIGLTSWAWGARVLRAQTLSLRRRDYVEAARATGERTWRIIGFEILPNLTAIIASGFVGTVIFAVMSEITLAFIGISSVSSWNWGTILFWAQGQQALAQGAWWWFVPAGLAIALLGTALALINFGIDEFVSPRLRTGGRTRIRTADGRTVRMRVGFTPVLAPKAAAVPMQDSRKDVEP from the coding sequence ATGACACTTTCCCCGTCCAGCATCGACCAGGTCACCCCCGGCCAGGGGGCGGTGGCCCAACCGTCGGCCCGGCCCCGACGCCGCCGGTTCCGCTTCGTCGCCAACCCCAAGGCCGCCACCGGCCTGGCCATCCTCGGGGTGTACGCGCTGCTGGCGGTGATCGGGCCGTGGATCGCGCCGTACGACCCGGACGCGCGCGGCGCCGACGTGCTGCAGGCGCCCTCGGCCCGGCACTGGTTCGGCACCACCCACCTCGGCCAGGACATCTTCAGTCAGATCCTGGTCGGCGCGCGCAGCGTGATGGTGGTGGGGCTGATCGCCGGCGTGCTGGCCACCGTCCTGTCCATCCTGATCGGGGTGACCGCCGGCTACCTGGGCGGCGCGGCCGACGAGAGCCTGTCGGCGCTGTCCAACGTGTTCCTGGTGATCCCCGCGCTGCCGCTGATCATCATCGTGGCGTCGCTCGTCGACCAGGCCGGCGAGCTGCTGGTCGCGCTGATCATCGGGCTCACCTCGTGGGCCTGGGGCGCCCGGGTGCTGCGGGCACAGACGCTGTCGTTGCGCCGCCGCGACTACGTCGAGGCCGCCCGCGCCACCGGCGAGCGGACCTGGCGGATCATCGGCTTCGAGATCCTGCCCAACCTGACCGCGATCATCGCCTCCGGCTTCGTCGGCACGGTGATCTTCGCGGTGATGTCGGAGATCACCCTGGCGTTCATCGGCATCTCCTCGGTGTCGTCGTGGAACTGGGGCACCATCCTGTTCTGGGCGCAGGGCCAGCAGGCGCTCGCGCAGGGCGCCTGGTGGTGGTTCGTGCCGGCCGGGCTGGCCATCGCGCTGCTCGGCACCGCGCTCGCGCTGATCAACTTCGGCATCGACGAGTTCGTCAGCCCCCGGCTGCGCACCGGCGGCCGGACCCGGATCCGCACCGCCGACGGCCGCACCGTGCGGATGCGGGTGGGCTTCACCCCGGTGCTGGCCCCGAAGGCCGCCGCCGTGCCGATGCAGGACAGCCGGAAGGACGTTGAGCCGTGA
- a CDS encoding ABC transporter ATP-binding protein has product MSDQVLEIRGLCVDYGVGADAVHAVRDVDLTLHRGEVLGLAGESGSGKSTLAYGLTRLLPPPGVVSGGQVIYHPVDGPPVDVLTLSPARLREFRWAETSIVFQGAMNSLNPVHKVSTQLLDVIKAHEPGSTASGRLARAKDLLRLVGIAGDRLDSYPHQLSGGMRQRVMIAMALALEPQLVIMDEPTTALDVVMQRQILSQLAELRERLGFAVLFITHDLSLLVEFSDRIAIMYGGRIVEEAPAARLYAEPLHPYTEGLLHSFPALHGPRRELTGIPGSPPDLRAMPAGCAFHPRCPKAFEPCDERVPVLGPPSVDDPTRAVACWLHPAVAPLPR; this is encoded by the coding sequence ATGAGCGACCAGGTGCTGGAGATCCGTGGGCTGTGCGTCGACTACGGTGTCGGCGCGGACGCGGTGCACGCGGTCCGTGACGTCGACCTGACGCTGCACCGGGGCGAGGTGCTCGGCCTGGCCGGGGAGAGCGGCAGCGGCAAGTCCACCCTGGCGTACGGGCTGACCCGGCTGCTGCCCCCGCCCGGCGTGGTCAGCGGCGGCCAGGTGATCTACCACCCGGTCGACGGCCCGCCGGTGGACGTGCTGACGCTCAGCCCGGCCCGGCTGCGCGAGTTCCGCTGGGCGGAGACGTCGATCGTGTTCCAGGGCGCGATGAACTCGCTCAACCCGGTGCACAAGGTCTCCACCCAGCTCCTCGACGTGATCAAGGCGCACGAGCCGGGGAGCACCGCGTCCGGCCGGCTGGCCCGCGCCAAGGATCTGCTGCGGCTGGTCGGCATCGCCGGCGACCGGCTGGACAGCTATCCGCACCAGCTCTCCGGCGGCATGCGGCAACGGGTCATGATCGCGATGGCGCTGGCGCTGGAGCCACAACTGGTCATCATGGACGAACCGACCACCGCGCTGGACGTGGTGATGCAACGGCAGATCCTCAGCCAGCTCGCCGAACTGCGCGAACGGCTCGGCTTCGCGGTGCTGTTCATCACCCACGACCTGTCGCTGCTCGTGGAGTTCTCCGACCGGATCGCCATCATGTACGGCGGTCGGATCGTCGAGGAGGCGCCCGCCGCCCGGCTGTACGCCGAGCCGCTGCACCCGTACACCGAGGGGTTGCTGCACTCGTTCCCGGCGCTGCACGGGCCGCGCCGCGAGCTGACCGGCATTCCCGGCTCCCCGCCGGACCTGCGTGCCATGCCGGCCGGTTGCGCGTTCCACCCGCGCTGCCCGAAGGCGTTCGAGCCGTGCGACGAGCGGGTGCCGGTGCTGGGGCCGCCCAGCGTCGACGATCCGACGCGGGCCGTCGCGTGCTGGCTGCACCCGGCCGTCGCACCCCTGCCCCGCTGA